TTTTATCTGTAAAAAATCAGTCCGACGACAGCTGCCGCGGCTATTGTATAAATCGGATGGACCTTCAGAAAAAAGACTACCAAAAAAGCGGCCAAAGCTATCATCACAGTGTCCCAGGAACAGACAGATCTCGGAGCCAGATGAGCCACGGTGACCATCAGCAACGCGATGACAACCGGCCTGATCCCCCTTATCATCCCCTGCACTGAGGGCACATTTCTGAACTTGTAATAGAGAATGCTTAGAATGATGATAAAGATACTCGATGGCAGCAGTATTGCTGTTAGCGCAGAGAACGCCCCGATCACACCACCGGTCTTCAGTCCGATGCATATAGCCAGTTTCGTCGCTATCGGGCCTGGCAAGGCATTGGCCATGGCAAGGGCGTCTATAAATTCCTCCGCCGTGAGCCATGCGTAGTTATGCACGACCTCATCTTCGATGAGTGGTATTAGAGCGGGGCCTCCGCCATAGCCGAACGTCCCGACCCTGAGAAAAGCGAAAAATATAGACCAGTACAATCCCACGCGAACCTCTCCGATGAAAGACCGATCTCCCTGAGGGTGAATCTTATGATATCCCTGGAAAAGCTACAACCGATTTTATCCTGTCAAGCTCAGGGCCGCGTGCGCTATCAGACTTCGCCGATATGAGTTTTCCGTGCGATCGGGGAGTATAAGAGGAAAAGCGGAAGATCGTCCAGATTGACCACATGTCCGACTGCCCCGAGTTTAAGGGCAGTCCCGGCCATTCCATAGATCAGGGATGA
This DNA window, taken from Candidatus Latescibacterota bacterium, encodes the following:
- a CDS encoding chromate transporter, with translation MGLYWSIFFAFLRVGTFGYGGGPALIPLIEDEVVHNYAWLTAEEFIDALAMANALPGPIATKLAICIGLKTGGVIGAFSALTAILLPSSIFIIILSILYYKFRNVPSVQGMIRGIRPVVIALLMVTVAHLAPRSVCSWDTVMIALAAFLVVFFLKVHPIYTIAAAAVVGLIFYR